Proteins encoded by one window of Sus scrofa isolate TJ Tabasco breed Duroc chromosome 12, Sscrofa11.1, whole genome shotgun sequence:
- the VPS25 gene encoding vacuolar protein-sorting-associated protein 25, which translates to MAMSFEWPWQYRFPPFFTLQPNVDTRQKQLAAWCSLVLSFCRLHKQSSMTVMEAQESPLFNNVKLQRKLPVESIQVVLEELRKKGNLEWLDKNKSSFLIMWRRPEEWGKLIYQWVSRSGQNNSVFTLYELTNGEDTEDEEFHGLDEATLLRALQALQQEHKAEIITVSDGRGVKFF; encoded by the exons ATGGCGATGAGTTTCGAGTGGCCGTGGCAGTATCGCTTCCCGCCCTTCTTTAC GTTGCAACCGAACGTGGACACTCGGCAGAAGCAGCTGGCCGCCTGGTGCTCTCTGGTCCTGTCCTTCTGCCGCCTGCACAAACAGTCCAGCATGACGGTGATGGAAGCTCAGGAGAGCCCGCTTTTCAACAACGTGAAGCTACAGC GGAAGCTCCCTGTGGAATCAATCCAAGTTGTATTAGAGGAACTGAGGAAGAAAG GGAACTTGGAGTGGTTGGATAAGAACAAGTCTAGCTTCCTGATCATGTGGCGGAGGCCAGAAGAATGGGGGAAACTCATCTATCAATGG GTTTCCAGGAGTGGCCAGAACAACTCCGTATTCACTCTGTATGAACTGACCAATGGGGAAGACACAGAGGATGAGG AGTTCCATGGGCTGGATGAGGCAACTCTACTGCGGGCTCTGCAGGCCCTACAGCAGGAGCACAAGGCTGAGATCATCACCGTCAGCGATGGCCGAGGCGTCAAGTTCTTCTAG
- the RAMP2 gene encoding receptor activity-modifying protein 2 precursor: MASLRAERAAGGPRLPATRAGRPAALRLLLLLGAVLKPQESLAQHFPTPDYLNLEGKTLEENYETDAQLCWHDYKDYMDSIKKDWCDWALISRPYSILQECLEQKADAFKLGFPNPWAERIIFEAHRIHFANCSLVQPTFSDPPEDVLLAMIMVPICLIPFLVTLVVWRSKDPEAQT, from the exons ATGGCCTCGCTGCGAGCGGAGCGCGCCGCCGGGGGCCCGCGGCTCCCCGCGACCCGCGCCGGGCGACCGGCAGCGCTccgcctcctcctgctgctgggcG CTGTCCTGAAGCCCCAGGAGTCCCTGGCTCAGCATTTTCCCACCCCAGATTACTTAAATTTAGAAG GGAAAACACTGGAGGAGAACTATGAGACAGATGCCCAACTTTGCTGGCACGATTATAAGGATTATATGGACTCTATCAAAAAGGATTGGTGTGACTGGGCCCTGATTAGCAG gcCTTATAGCATCCTTCAAGAATGCCTGGAACAGAAAGCAGATGCGTTCAAGCTGGGCTTCCCCAATCCCTGGGCAGAACGGATCATCTTTGAGGCTCACCGGATCCACTTTGCCAACTGCTCCCTGGTGCAGCCCACCTTCTCAGACCCCCCAGAGGATGTGCTCCTGGCCATGATCATGGTCCCCATCTGCCTCATCCCCTTCCTCGTCACCCTCGTGGTATGGAGGAGTAAAGACCCTGAAGCCCAGACCTA